Part of the Misgurnus anguillicaudatus chromosome 25, ASM2758022v2, whole genome shotgun sequence genome, ACCCGTTACTGCCAGTAAACCCATCATTGTCGGAAGCTCAAAGTTCAGGAGCAAAGGCCGCTTTCCCGTTCTCACGTATTTCTACCAGGAGAAAAAGGCGGCAGTGTGTCGGTGCAGTCAGCCTCTTTCCGGCTTCAGCGCTCGCTGTTTGGAAGATGAGCACATGATTCAGGCTATCAGTAAGGCCAATCACAACAATCGATGCATCTATGTGATGGACACGCGGCCTAAGGTAGgcctttttttttgtttccttTGTTCGCTAGAACAATCAGGTTCACTTAGTCTggttttcatattttttggtAGCTGAATGCGCTGGCGAATCGTGCAGCGGGGAAAGGCTACGAGAATGAGGACAACTACTCGAATATCCGCTTCCAGTTTGTCGGCATTGAGAACATCCATGTGATGAGAGGAAGTTTGCAGAAACTCCTGGAAGGTTTGTGAGACTAATCGGATTTGGGTGTGTTTGTATCATCGCGCTCATTTTATTTTCTTGCCTCTTGTAGTGATAGGAACACGATCCCTTTCCATGACTGATTACCTGGTCGGATTGGAAAACAGCGGATGGTTGCGTCACATCAAAGCCATTATGGATGCCGCCATATTTCTCTCCAAGGTGAAATTGGGTTTGTTATTTCACCAATGCTGCATTGCTGGTTTCAACAGATGATGTctcataaatgtttttattacaggCCGTGACTGTAGAGGGCGCCAGCATTCTAGTGCACTGCTCGGACGGATGGGACCGCACGGCTCAAGTCTGCGCTCTGGGCTCTCTGTTGATGGATCCTTACTACCGCACCATTAAAGGCTTTATGGTAAGATGCTATCTAATGAATAAATGTGGCTGCTGTATTAGCAACCTGacatcatcaaaaaaaaaattatgtttcttTTCTTAGGTACTTATTGAGAAAGACTGGATCTCTTTTGGACACAAGTTTGCAGACAGGTTGGAATGCACAGATGTCCTCTGAAAGATTCAcaatccttttttttttaggaataaTAATGGTGATTGTTTCCCTGCAGGTGCGATCAGTTATATAGTGACTCTAAAGAAGTGTCGCCCATCTTCACCCAGTTTTTGGAGTGCGTATGGCAGCTAACCGAGCAGTTTCCTCAGGCCTTCGAGTTCAGCGAGTGGTTCCTCATTCAGATCCACGAGCACGTGCACTCCTGCCAGTTCGGGAATTTCCTCGGGAACAGCCAGCGACAGAGAGAGGACCTTCAGTGAGTTTACAAACCAGTAAAGTTTTAGGATTCTTTGGCATCCATCATCtctaaaatgtctttgttcacCTGCATTTGTAATTTCAGATAAAGGAAAGATCATATTCTCTTTGGGCTCACCTGCTGAGTGAGAAACAGAATTACCTGAACCCCGTGTACTGCCCGAGCTTTGCCGAATCGCACCCGGTTTTGGAGCCGTCCACCCAAGCCTACCACTTCAAGTACGGATGCCCATCCGTCTCGCATTATAAAATCAACTCCTTTAGACTGCAAGGTTTCACACAGCCgtcattttttgtgttgcaGGTTTTGGAGAAACTTGTACCACCAGTATGACCGTTCCATGCACCCTCGACAGTCCATTCTCAAACAAGTCCTCACGTTGAAAGAAAGCAACCGAGAGCTTGAGGGGACGGTGGAAGCCCTGAAGGCTGTAAGTTTACCTCAGGACTTTGTTTACTTTTGTTAAGTggataaagataataaattttGTTCTTTCCACAGAAGTTGCAGAAGTTTGGAGTGAGCA contains:
- the mtmr6 gene encoding myotubularin-related protein 6; protein product: MEHIRTPKVEQVKLLDRFNNKSTTGTLHLTATHLIFAESNSTSAQEIWILHHHIASVEKLSLTTNGCPLLIQCRNFRVVHFVFPRERDCHDVYSSLLKLLRPVSFDDLYAFSYNPKQNDQQREDGWQLIDLGAEFERMGVPCDQWQLTDVNRDYKVCKTYPRDLYVPVTASKPIIVGSSKFRSKGRFPVLTYFYQEKKAAVCRCSQPLSGFSARCLEDEHMIQAISKANHNNRCIYVMDTRPKLNALANRAAGKGYENEDNYSNIRFQFVGIENIHVMRGSLQKLLEVIGTRSLSMTDYLVGLENSGWLRHIKAIMDAAIFLSKAVTVEGASILVHCSDGWDRTAQVCALGSLLMDPYYRTIKGFMVLIEKDWISFGHKFADRCDQLYSDSKEVSPIFTQFLECVWQLTEQFPQAFEFSEWFLIQIHEHVHSCQFGNFLGNSQRQREDLQIKERSYSLWAHLLSEKQNYLNPVYCPSFAESHPVLEPSTQAYHFKFWRNLYHQYDRSMHPRQSILKQVLTLKESNRELEGTVEALKAKLQKFGVSTSPLKTQMPPKERSLPPRPQSLILGAPLLSRKEVQREEDEEVIAEEAREEISASTDEKRTVDGSSATENGYGELPGSFGSKSEPAVVTLEFGVARMTC